Proteins encoded by one window of Puntigrus tetrazona isolate hp1 chromosome 25, ASM1883169v1, whole genome shotgun sequence:
- the LOC122331293 gene encoding leucine-rich repeat-containing protein 56-like — protein MNNSLISSVRDLGTGLSHLQVLCLARCSLTDLEGISALSSLKELYVAFNRISELSPVSLLEDLELLDLEENELEDLAQLWYLGRCVKLRTLSLEGNPVCPRPAPGASEVHRESSPSSSPSFVMHVVSRIHFSSKRN, from the exons GGATCTGGGAACCGGTCTTTCCCACCTGCAGGTCTTGTGTCTGGCTCGATGCAGTCTGACCGACCTGGAGGGCATTTCTGCTCTTTCCTCCTTAAAG GAGCTGTACGTGGCCTTCAACCGCATCTCCGAGCTGAGTCCAGTCAGTTTGCTGGAGGATCTGGAGCTGCTGGATCTGGAGGAGAACGAGCTTGAAGATCTGGCTCAGTTGTGGTATTTGGGCCGTTGTGTGAAGCTCAGGACTCTGTCTCTGGAAGGAAACCCTGTGTGCCCCCGTCCCGCTCCAGGAGCCTCCGAGGTACACCGAGAGTCAtctccctcctcttctccttctTTCGTGATGCATGTGGTTTCCAGAATTCACTTCTCTTCCA AAAGGAATTGA
- the LOC122330404 gene encoding LOW QUALITY PROTEIN: NLR family CARD domain-containing protein 3-like (The sequence of the model RefSeq protein was modified relative to this genomic sequence to represent the inferred CDS: inserted 2 bases in 2 codons), whose translation MSSHEKRENEETSADSSRKKRLRSDAAGSSVSMKSTSSMSTYNTFSDGTVTSAPHIVETDNTTASHNQTHIRKKRPEEVLQXVKDRHKTSMKNKYEHLFEGNKLQGNETLLNRIFTDLYIIEGEREGVNEEHEVLQMEKIPRKQHSQHNPINCNDIFKSLPESRCEEKDKIKTVLTKGIAGIGKTVSVQKFILDWAEGKANQDVDFMFVFSFRELNLIQDHQYSLHGLLLDFHPELRDLGSKIYEECKVVFILDGLDESRMTLMFSDDEKVCDVNEFSSVGVLMSNLIKGDLLPCALIWITSRPAAASQIPFKNINRVTEIQGFNDPQKEEYFRKRISDQHQASRIISHIKRARSLHIMCHIPVFCWISSTVLQKLLKEDVNAEIPQTLTEMYIHFLLIQIKRQDEERVPDKLLHSKIEVTVKLAKLAFKQLIRSNVMFYEEDLRESGIDITDCSMYSGICTEIFKEESVIHQRKVYCFIHLSIQEFLAAFYVFYCYLNDTMEALKDFDLMHNLHKGAVDKALESKNGHLDLFLRFLLGISLESNQRLLQHLLTHTENSSETMRRTTQYIKGKIKDGHELSTERSINLFLCLLEVKDQTLSKEIQDFVKSEKHSEKKLCPAHCSTIAYMLQMSEEVLDELDLQKYNTSDEGRSRLIPAVINCRNALLAGCNLTDQHCDTVSSTLQSLTSVLRLLDLSNNDLQDSGVKLLCDGMKMENCQLEILRLSGCMVTEEGCRYLSSALSSNPSHLRELDLSYNHPGESGVKLLSDKLKDPNYSLEILNLVHGEPFRIQPGLQKYFCDLTLDPNTASTQLILSENGEMKYVEEEQPYPDHPERFKDIPQVLCRESLTGRHYWEVERTGWARVAVAYKTISRKEGMICKFGYNNKSWCLFYTVDGFVXQHNNLNKNIPAPSPSSNRVGVYLDWPAGTLSFYSISDTHTLTHLHTFNTTFTEPLYAGFKVFDSSLSLCKITQQTNN comes from the exons ATGAGCTCCCAtgagaaaagagagaatgaggaaACCTCCGCTGACTCCAG CAGGAAAAAGAGACTGAGATCAGATGCTGCAGGATCCAGTGTGTCTATGAAAAGTACAAGTTCCATGTCTACATACAATACATTCAGTGATGGAACAGTGACCTCTGCCCCACA CATAGTGGAGACAGATAATACAACTGCATCCCACAATCAGACCCACATCAGGAAGAAAAGACCTGAAGAAGTCCTGC AAGTCAAAGACAGACACAAAACCAGCATGAAGAACAAGTATGAACACTTATTTGAGGGAAACAAACTACAAGGAAATGAAACCCTCTTGAACAGGATCTTCACAGACCTCTACATCatagaaggagagagagaaggggttaatgaagaacatgaggttttacagatggagaaaaTTCCCAGAAAACAACACTCACAACACAATCCAATCAACTGTAATGACATCTTTAAATCATTACCTGAATCAAGATGtgaagagaaagacaaaatCAAGACAGTTCTTACTAAAGGAATTGCTGGAATTGGAAAAaccgtctctgtgcagaagttcattctaGACTGGGCCgagggaaaagccaatcaggatgtagatttcatgtttgtgttttcatttcgagagctgaacttgattCAAGATCATCAGTACAGTCTTCACGGACTTCTGCTGGACTTTCATCCTGAGCTTCGAGACCTGGGCTCAAAGATTTATGAAGAATGTAAAGTGGTGTTCATCCTAGATGGTCTAGATGAAAGCagaatgacactgatgttttcagatgatgaGAAAGTTTGTGATGTGAATGAATTTTCCTCAGTGGGTGTGTTGATGTCAAACCTCATAAAAGGAGATCTACTTCCCtgtgctctcatctggatcacctccagaccagcagcagctaGTCAGATcccattcaaaaatattaatcgtGTAACAGAGATTCAGGGTTTCAATGACCCTCAAAAagaggaatatttcaggaaaaGAATCAGTGACCAGCATCAAGCcagcagaatcatctcacacatcaaaagagcaagaagcctccacatcatgtgccacatccctgTTTTTTGCTGGATCTCATCAACTGTGCTTCAGAAGCTCCTGAAAGAAGATGTTAATGCAGAAATCCCTCAAACGCTtactgaaatgtacatccacTTCCTGCTGATTCAGATTAAGAGACAGGATGAAGAGAGAGTTCCAGACAAACTCCTTCATTCCAAAATAGAAGTGACTGTAAAACTTGCTAAACTGGCTTTCAAACAGTTGATAAGGAGCAATGTGATGTTCTATGAGGAGGACCTGAGAGAGAGTGGCATAGATATCACTGACTGCTCAATGTATTCTGGGATTTGCACTGAGATCTTTAAGGAAGAATCTGTGATTCATCAGAGGAAGGTCTACTGCTTCATTCATCTGAGCATTCAAGAGTTTCTTGCTGCTTTCTATGTATTTTACTGCTATTTAAATGACACCATGGAGGCCCTTAAagattttgatttaatgcacAATTTGCACAAAGGTGCAGTAGATAAAGCCTTAGAAAGTAAAAATGGACACCTGGATCTGTTCCTGCGGTTCCTGCTGGGCATCTCACTGGagtccaatcagagactcttacagcatctactgacacacacagaaaacagctcagAGACCATGAGGAGAACCACACAGTACATAAAAGGAAAGATCAAAGATGGACATGAACTCTCCACTGAACGATCCATCAATCTGTTCCTCTGTCTGCTGGAAGTCAAAGATCAGACTCTGTCCAAAGAGATTCAGGATTTTGTGAAATCAGAAAAACACTCAGAGAAGAAACTCTGCCCTGCTCACTGCTCAACAATTGCCTACATGCTTCAGATGTCAGAGGAGGTGCTGGATGAGCTGGACCTCCAGAAATACAACACATCAGATGAAGGTAGAAGCAGACTCATACCAGCTGTGATCAACTGCAGAAATGCTCT tTTGGCTGGCTGTAATCTCACTGACCAACATTGTGATACTGTGTCATCCACTCTACAATCCTTAACCTCTGTCCTAAGATTGCTGgatctgagtaacaatgactTGCAGGATTCGGGAGTGAAGCTTCTCTGTGATGGAATGAAGATGGAAAACTGTCAGCTGGAGATACTGAG GTTGTCGGGATGTATGGTGACAGAAGAAGGCTGTCGTTatctgtcttcagctctgagttcaaacccttcacacctgagagagctggacctgagctacaatcacccaggagaATCAGGAGTCAAGCTGCTCTCTGACAAACTGAAGGATCCAAACTACTCACTGGAGATTCTCAA tttggTCCATGGAGAGCCTTTCAGGATCCAACCAggattacaaaaat ATTTCTGTgatctcacactggatccaaacacagcgaGCACTCAACTCATTTTGTCTGAGAATGGAGAGATGAAATATGTAGAAGAAGAGCAGccatatcctgatcatccagagagATTTAAAGACATTCCTCAGGTTCTCTGTCGAGAGAGTCTGACTGGACGCCATTACTGGGAGGTTGAGCGGACTGGCTGGGCTCGTGTAGCAGTGGCCTATAAAACAATCAGCAGGAAAGAAGGGATGATCTGTAAGTTTGGATACAATAACAAGTCCTGGTGTCTCTTCTACACTGTTGATGGATTTG GTCAGCACAacaatctaaataaaaacattcctGCCCCTTCACCCTCCTCTaacagagtaggagtgtatcTGGACTGGCCGGCCGGCACTCTGTCCTTCTATAGcatctctgacacacacacactcacacacttacacacattcaaCACTACATTCACTGAACCCCTCTATGCTGGGTTTAAGGTTTTTGATTCCTCGCTGTCACTCTGTAAGATCACACAACAGACAAACAACTGA